The following are from one region of the Rosistilla carotiformis genome:
- a CDS encoding class I SAM-dependent methyltransferase codes for MNKIDDPRLKLESLMASDVTINDDSILWRERELPIQNRIPRFTDEESYSKGNFLRLRELHPKLQLDSFNKTSDRRRTILERTGWQPEFFRNKLVLECGCGAGPDTEVLLDLGAKVVAVDIAGVDIARENLNDPANAVFVQASVDDLPFRRRHFDIVFCHRVLQHTPTPKRTLEHILRFVKPDGAVFVHSYARTLYQMLSWKYALRPFTCRMDQEVLYNRIEAWTPHLFRFTCALRKTPPQEIVGKLLFYLAHHAVPIRNYRFIPQFSSLDDAALIEYAVHDTFDALSPRFDSPLSAREMSRIADEVLSSSFELKRSKGITLLRSKPDDRQLVNAAE; via the coding sequence ATGAACAAGATTGATGACCCTCGCCTTAAACTTGAATCGCTCATGGCGAGTGACGTTACAATCAATGATGATTCAATTTTATGGAGAGAACGCGAGCTTCCGATTCAAAATAGAATCCCGCGATTCACGGACGAAGAATCGTATTCGAAAGGAAATTTCTTACGCTTGCGCGAACTCCACCCCAAACTACAACTGGACAGTTTCAACAAGACAAGTGATCGGAGGCGTACAATCCTAGAGCGTACCGGGTGGCAGCCAGAATTTTTCCGCAACAAACTAGTGCTTGAGTGCGGATGTGGTGCCGGTCCAGATACGGAAGTGTTGCTCGATCTGGGGGCAAAGGTTGTGGCCGTCGATATCGCGGGTGTCGATATCGCACGCGAAAACTTAAACGACCCAGCAAATGCCGTGTTCGTCCAGGCAAGCGTTGATGATTTGCCTTTTCGGCGACGGCACTTTGATATTGTATTCTGCCATCGCGTGCTCCAACACACTCCTACGCCGAAAAGAACACTAGAGCATATTTTACGGTTCGTTAAACCCGATGGGGCTGTGTTCGTACATTCCTATGCGCGAACTCTCTATCAAATGTTAAGTTGGAAATACGCTCTCCGTCCATTCACCTGCCGGATGGACCAGGAAGTGCTTTACAATCGCATTGAAGCCTGGACACCCCACCTGTTCCGTTTCACGTGTGCACTCAGGAAAACTCCGCCTCAAGAAATTGTTGGCAAGCTCTTGTTTTACCTTGCACATCATGCAGTTCCAATTCGCAACTATCGATTTATACCGCAGTTTTCTTCACTGGACGATGCGGCGCTAATTGAGTACGCCGTGCATGACACATTTGACGCATTAAGTCCTCGCTTCGACAGTCCGCTGAGCGCCAGAGAGATGTCACGAATTGCAGACGAAGTACTATCATCCTCCTTCGAATTGAAGCGTTCCAAGGGCATCACACTGTTGCGGAGTAAACCGGATGACCGGCAGCTTGTCAATGCAGCCGAATAA